DNA sequence from the Methanolobus sp. ZRKC5 genome:
ATGCTGGCATTGGATGGTACTGAGAACAAGATGGAACTTGGTGCAAACTCTATTCTTGGTGTTTCCATGGCAGTTGCAAGAGCAGCTGCTGACTCCATGAACATGCCATTGTACCGCTACCTCGGTGGAATTAATGCCTACACACTTCCTGTTCCGACAATGAACGTGCTTAACGGTGGAAAACATGCAGGTAACGATCTTTCCATTCAGGAATTCATGATCCAGCCAAAAGGCGCAGAATCATATTCTGAGGCTCTGCGAATGGGTACTGAAACATATCATGCACTTGCCAAGATACTTGAATCAAAGTACGGTGCTTCAGCAACAAATGTAGGTTATGAAGGTGGTTATGCACCGTCCATTGAAATGACTGCTGATGCCCTTGATGCTCTTGTGAGTGCAATTGAAGAAGCAGGATATACGGAATCTGAGATAAGCATTGGCCTTGATGCAGCAGCATCAGAATTTTTCGATGGAACTAATTATTCCATTGACGGGAAAATGCTAAAACCTGCTGAACTCGTTGACTATTATCTTGAGCTTATAGAAACATATCCTATCATCCTTATCGAGGATCCATTCCACGAGGAGTCATTTGAAGACTTTGCAGCTCTTACAAATGATGCATGGGATACTTTCATTGTAGGCGATGACCTTTTTGTGACAAATGTCGAACGTTTGGCAAGAGGTGTGGAAATGGGTGCTGCAAATTCACTGCTTTTGAAAGTGAATCAGATAGGCTCCCTGTCCGAGTCATTCGATGCAGCTAACATGGCAAACCGCAATGGATACAGTGTTGTAGTGAGCCATCGTTCCGCAGAGACAGAGGACACAACCATTGCCGATATCTCAGTAGCAATCGGTGCAGACCTCATCAAGACCGGAGCACCTGCAAGAAGTGAGCGTACTGCAAAATACAACCAGCTTCTCAGAATTGAAGAAGATCTGGGTGAAGCAGCACGTTACATGCAAATTTGAACTAGAACTTAGT
Encoded proteins:
- the eno gene encoding phosphopyruvate hydratase — encoded protein: MPYIDDDSNYKIRKIHAREILDSRGNPTVEVDVYTSCGFGRASVPSGASTGSNEALELRDKEDRYRGKGVLDAVDNVNTTIEAEILGMDVRKQREIDGLMLALDGTENKMELGANSILGVSMAVARAAADSMNMPLYRYLGGINAYTLPVPTMNVLNGGKHAGNDLSIQEFMIQPKGAESYSEALRMGTETYHALAKILESKYGASATNVGYEGGYAPSIEMTADALDALVSAIEEAGYTESEISIGLDAAASEFFDGTNYSIDGKMLKPAELVDYYLELIETYPIILIEDPFHEESFEDFAALTNDAWDTFIVGDDLFVTNVERLARGVEMGAANSLLLKVNQIGSLSESFDAANMANRNGYSVVVSHRSAETEDTTIADISVAIGADLIKTGAPARSERTAKYNQLLRIEEDLGEAARYMQI